Below is a window of Niabella agricola DNA.
TTTTAATAGTACTGTTACTATTGAAGGGGCCCTTTTTGTTTATGAAGGTTGTGTTTTCTGCAACAGAATAATCTACGTCAAAATAGGTGTATCCCTTAAGAACGTTATTGGCATCGTATACCTGTTGGTTCTTTAATAAAGTGGCCTGTCTGTTTTGCATAATTTGGTTGTAGTACTCAGCAAATAATACCTGGTTGTTCGCATTGGCAGGAGCCAGGAGGTTTCCCAAATATGCTGCTGTTTTTACAAGACCGCCCCCGTTATAACGGAGATCAACGACGATGTCCGTTATATTGCCGAACCTGCCAAATGCGTCATCCAGCGCCGGCTGGGCATTGCCCAGATCAGTAAAAGACTGGAAAGCGATATAACCGATTTTCTTTCCTCCAATATCCAGGGTAGTGTCTCTGAACACCGGGTTGAATGTGTAAAGTGTTTTCTGTACCGCAACATCTCTGCCCGACGCTGTGGCGGGATTATACACCGTAACGGTAATGCTCGAGGCATTAAATGCGGCATTGATTCTGGATTGATCCGTTTCAAGTCTCCAGCTGTTGCCATTGATTCTTGAAATGATATCGCCTCTTCTAAGCCCGGCCTGGTAGGCGGGTGAGCCTTTGGTTACATAACGTACCAAACCAACGAGACTGTCTTTATTGGTGTAGGGGATAGGGTTTTGCGGTGTGGTTGCTTCAGACACGGGCATATAACCCAGGATAAAACCCAGGCTGTTTTCTTTTCCGTCCAGGGTCATTTTTATATCTTCTGCGCGGATATTGTTAGCAGCTGTGAAGCTCAATCCCCCGGAGTAGGCATCGCTTGTTTTTATAATATAAGAAAACTTACATTCAGAATTATCATTTACAGGGTTGCCGGCGCTGTTATAAGAAATTTTTTGTTCGTAAGAAAAACCGGTGGCTGGATTGGTTGCAAACCTGCTGATCGCAAACATTTCATCATTCAGACCGGTTATGGTATCTGGGGAGACCAGTTGCCTCGGGTTGAACGAACCCGTGCCGGGCAGGGTATTGTTCCAGTAGTAGATTTGTTTGGCGTATAAAAAAAGCGAATCTGCCAGTAGTTCGGGACTAATACCTGTTTTAACCGGCGGAATCATATCTTTTTTTGAAGGACAGGCGGTTAATGTAAGGAGGCAAATGGTAGCGGCAGTCAGGCGTTTGCTGAAATACATGAGCGCTTTTTTTTTGAAAAGATAGGGATTATTTTTCGCTCTTATTTGAAATTTTCATCATTTTATGTTGTTGTGGGGTGCCATTTCTGCAGCCAACAATCTGCGTTAAAGAAGAATTGCTATCTTTCGCGCTTGTGCCGTATAAGCCGATTACCTGAGCATATTGTCGTAATATTGCTTTTTGAGCTGGACGCCCGGTTGAAGAGTGGCAGCCCTTGGACTTGCCGTCTCAGTGGCGGCGAGTAGTCCCGGGTTGTCGATAAGATCTAAAGCCTTCTTTGTACATTCTTCCGTTTTATCTCCCCAGGCTTTATCTACGCCGTCATAAGCGGAATAGCCCGGTGTGATACCGCTAAACGGTACCGGTTGATCCTGGCTGTTCTTCGTCATAAAGGAAACGGTCCAAAAAGTGACTTTTTTAAACAGATCGATGGGGAAGAAACCGACCGGTTTGCCATAAGTATTACCATCTCCTATAAGTTTCATATTCCCGTTGAAGTAGGGCTTCAGATCATTGATCAGCAACTCGGCGGATGAGGCGGTTTGTGCACCGATAATGACGTATAAATTAGTAGGGTTGATCGAAAACCCTTTTGAAAGATCAGTTTTATTAAAGTTGATGGTATTGGATTCTGGTTTATAGTAGGTGGCGCTGTAGGAATGCCGGGTGCGCATCAGCGTATAGTTGCCCGCCTGCAGGTCTGTGTTGTAGTAATACGTATACATTTTATTTCCGGTGCTTACGGTTGCGGGCGCCAGGCTGTTGGCCAGGAAGTCCTGTGTACGGGTGAAGCCGCCATTATTGTATCTAAGGTCCAGGATAATGTTCTTGATTCCTGCGTTTTTAAAGGATGCCAGCGCGGCTTCAATGGCGGCGCGCGAGTCTTCCAGCCGGTCGAAAAATTTGTAGACCAGGTATCCGGCGTTTGTGCCCCCTGAGGACCGTAATATATCCGAGTATAAAACAGAAGTTGGGACGAAGGATTTTATCGACAGATCCAAAGGAACCTGTGTACCGTCCGGCTTTTGAAACGTAATACGTGCTGTCTTTTTTGTTTGGTCATAAAACATATTATTTAATATGTCTATGCTGTTGACCGTTAAGGTCGTATTGTCTACCTTGATCAGTTTCCATCCCCGTTGTACTCCTTGCTGACCGGCTTCGGAATTTGGAAATACATAGGTTACGAACCAGCCTGTAAAACTGCCTGATCCGGACATGCGGTTACTCCAACCCCGTTTTACAAAGAAACCATAGCTGCTTTCCGGTTGGGTGGCCTTATTGGCTGCTTCGCTGTCGTAATAGTCGGTGGCGTAACTGTATTTTTTATCCCGATCGTAGGCATTGGTGTTTCTTACTGCTTCGATAGTAGCTTCTGCCGTTTCAAGATCCGTGCTTTTAACATATTGCCGGGGGTTAAAAGATCCATAACTGGTGCTCCGGATCTCATCCCATAAATAAATCTCTCTTGAGAACAGATATACCGAGTCGGCAACCCGCTGCTGTTCGGTACCATCAGGTTTTACATCTACATCCTTGTTTTTATCCCCACAGGAAACGGCTAATACCAGGCAAACAATCGTGCCAACGTTTAATACACGCATAGGGTCCGGAATATTTACGAAAAGATAGGGATAGTTATTTTTTTTTATGTGAAAATTTTGATAACCTTTTGAAACACCTGTTCGGGGGTTATTTCCTGCATACAACCCGCTTCGCCATGAACCGGGCAGGGTTTATTGCCAAAAACGGAAGAAGGGCGGCAGGGAAGATCGGTCTGAATCACGTGATCCGGGTCTTGTCCCCAGCCATAAAAGCCCAGCCAGGGATGGGTGCCCCCCCAAATGGAAACCACCGGGACGCCGTAAAGCGAGGCCAGGTGCATATTGGCAGAGTCCATTGTCAGCATTACATCCATCTGGGCGATCAGCCGCAGCTCTTCGGTAAAGGAATACCGGCCGGCAACCACCCGGATGTGCTCATGTCCTTCAGCCCATTGTTCCAATACCGGTGCTTCGGTCTTGCTGCCAAACAAAAAGATCCTGTGTTCAGGGGCTTGTTGTAATAACCGTACCACCTGCTTCATCTTTTCCAGGGGGTACATTTTGGCCGCATGCTTTGCAAAAGGCGCAATGCCGATCCACAATTCCTCACGGCTGGTTTCTGATTCCTGATTTCTGATGGCTGATGGCTGGTTGGAGATTGCTACCGGCATTCCCAGTTTTGCAAACACATCTGCATAGCGCTGAAACGTGGTTTTTAGCGGACGCAGTTTCTTATTACGGGGCCTTGTCAGTTCTTTTTTTTCGTTGCGGCCCTTGTCGATCACAGCTACCGGAACGCCGCCCAGGAACCGGCGGATAATCTGGGTGCGCAGCACATCATGCAGGTCGGCCACTGCATCAAAGCGGAGCTCTTTTTTTAACCGGCGGGCCAGCTTAATCAGTCCGCCCAGTCCTTTGTATTGATTCCGGATATCCGCACCATAGAAATGAAGTCGTTCTACGCCTTCGAAAAGGGGCTGATGGAACGGTATGGATACAATCGTAACTTCCAGTTGCGGGTGTTGCGCCAGCAATAGCCGGAGCACCGGAACAGTCATGGCTACATCGCCCAGCGCAGAAAACCGGAACACCAGTATATGTTCGGGAACGGTTCTCATTATTTTTTTTGCTGGTAAAGTACCGGGTTCAGACTTTCATCATTGTACATTTTCATTTGTTTGTATACTTTCATGTACTTTTTACCGGCAGCGATATCATCAAGTAACTGGTCAATAGCGGTGGAAAGGTCCTCCCGCTGGGCCAGCAATACGTTTAGCTTGGCGCTACAGGCCGCGCGGTGCCCTTCGGAAGCATCTGCGCGGGTAGCCTCCTGTTGCATATGATAGATCTTGAGCTCCAGGATCGACAGGCGGTCGATGGCCCAGGCCGGGCTTTCGGTGTTGAAGCCAGCACCTTTCACCGGAACTACCTGGCTGTATTGTTGCAGGAGCCAGCTGTCGATATATTCCACCATATCGGTACGGTGTTGGTTCGAGCTGTCGATCCGTCGTTTAATCTCCAATGCCTTCACCGGGTCGATCTGCGGATCTCGGATGATATCTTCCAGGTGCCATTGTACGGTATCAACCCAGTTTTTTTCATACATCAGGAACGCGAGGGTGCCTTTTGCATAAGGGTTCTGAACCGGGGTGTCTACATCATCCGTTTTATGATAATCGGTAATACTTTGCTGAAAAATAAGAATCCAGTCTGCCGTGCGCATGATCAAATTTATTTTGAATTAAAATCTCCCGCAAATGTAAGCTACAGGGGGCAGATTGGGATTTGAAAATGTGGAAATGTGATAATGTGCGAATTTTAAATACGGTCACAAATTTCAAATCTCAAATGACAAATATCAAAACGCAGTAGTGCAGATTCCGTTACCATTCGCAACGTTCTTTGGAATCTTGGCATTTGAAGCTTGGAACTTTGAATTTCAATTAGGCTTCTTCATAATTCAGGTCCTTATGAAAAGTTTCCGGCAGGGTGATAACGGCGATGGTGGAGGCGATCATTACGATAACCGCAGTAATAATTGCACCGTTTACATAGCCGATGGTTCCGATTCCGCGTATTTCTTTAAACAGGAAGAGGATCAGCGGAAGCAGTCCCCTTACAAAATTAGGAACGGTAGTAGCCGCCGTAGCCCGGAGGTTGGTACCGAATTGTTCTGCTCCAACGGTTACAAAAATGGCCCAGAAACCGATGCTGAAACCCAGGAAGAAACAAAGGGTATACATCCACCCGGCGCTGCCATTCCATTGTGTGGTAAAATAAAGAAGGATTGAAAGCATGGTTAGTGCGTAATAAATGTATAGCGCTTTTTTCCGGCTTTTCAGCCATTGGCTTACCAGCCCGATGGTGATATCGCCCAGGGCGAGACCAATATAGGCATACATGATCGACCGGCCGGGGTCAATATCTTCCTGGATGCCGAATTGGCGGCCAAATTCACTGCTGAATGTAATGAGCACGCCAATTACAAACCAGGTGGAAAGGCCGATAAAAATGCTTTTCAGGTATTTACTGAAACGTTCCCTGCTGTTGAACAACATAAAAAACTGCCCTTTTTTTACATTGCTTTCGCTCATGCGGTGATACATACCCGATTCCAGCACCGAAATCCGGAGCAATAATAAAAGAATACCCAGTCCGCCTCCTATAAAATAACAGGTACGCCAGTGAAATTCTTCCTTTATGAAAAAGGCAACGGCTGCGCCCAGCACACCAAAACCGGCAACAATAGAGGTGCCGATGCCACGCTTTTCCTTGGGCAGCAATTCGGCAACCAGGGTAATGCCGGCGCCCAGCTCGCCTGCCAGGCCAATGCCGGCCAGGAAGCGGATGGCCGTATATTGTTCAACAGTTTGAACAAAACCATTGCAGATATTGGCGATGGAATAGATAAGGATAGAGCCAAATAATACTTTTACCCGTCCCTTCTTATCGCCCCAGATTCCCCAGAGAATACCGCCGATGAGCAATCCGGCCATCTGGGCCGAAAGGATCCATTCGCCCTTGGTGGTAATTTCGTCGGCGGTTAATCCCAGTTCTTTCAGACTGGGAATGCGGATGATACCAAAGATGAGGAGGTCGTAGATATCAACGAAGTAACCCAGTGCGGCCACAATTACGGTCAGACTGAGGATGGATGCCTTTTTTTCTTGGTTCATATGGCGTTGAATGATTATTGGTTTTGATCCTGGAAATAATTTACGGCGAGTTCATAGCCTTTTAATCCCAGCCCGATGATACTACCGGCAGCCTTGGCGCTTACGTGAGAGATCTTTCTGAAATCTTCCCGGGCATGTACATTGCTGATATGTACTTCCACCACCGGTGTGCGGATGGAAGCGATGGCATCGCCGATAGCAACGGAGGTATGCGTGTAGGCCGCCGGGTTCAGGATGATACCGTCTGCTTCAAACCCGTATTGCTGCAGGGCATTTACCAGTTCGCCTTCGATATTGCTCTGGAAATAATCAAAGCGGATCCCGGGGTATTTTGTCTTTAGCTGATCAAAAAAAGATTCAAAACTGGAGCTGCCGTAGATGCCCGGTTCCCGCTTGCCCAACAGGTTGAGATTGGGGCCATTGATGATAACAAGATGCATGGATGATATTTTAATGGGCTAATATAAACATTTGGAAGAGGAAACCATCTATTTGGAATTGAAATTTTAGCAGCGGGAACTAACCGCAATGGCCGCAAAACACCCCGCGATGGACGCAATGAAAACCTGCACAAATCTTAGTGCCGCTTCGTGAACCTTGCGGAACCCTGGCGCTCTTTGTGTTCAAACGTTAACCGCAATGGCCGCAAAACACCCCGCGATGGACGCAATGAAAACCTGCACAGATCTTAGTGCCGCTTCGTGAACCTTGCGGAACCCTGGCGCTCTTTGTGTTCAAACGTTAACTGCAATGGTCGCGCAAAGCACCCGCAACGGACGCAAGAGAACCGGTGCAACTCTTAACGCCCCTTCATAAACCTTGCAGTGCCGGCTGCGCTCTTTGCATTTAAAACGCTGCCGCGGTTTTGTTTTTTGGTCGGGTTCGGCTATTTTTAACCAAACCTTTTTATAATGACCATTCAAAAAATCGGACTGTTGGTGGGGAGCCTGCGGGCGGCCTCTTATAGCCGTAAAGTAGCGGAAGAACTCATTCACCTGGCGCCCTCAAACCTGCAGTTGGAAATCGTGGAAATCGGCGACCTGCCGCTATATAATGAAGACCTGGAACAGGCGGTTCCTGCATCCTGGCACTGTTTCCGGGAAACCATCCGTGCAAAGGACGGCGTGGTTTTTATAACCCCAGAATACAACCGTTCCGTTCCCGGCCTGTTG
It encodes the following:
- a CDS encoding S41 family peptidase, whose amino-acid sequence is MYFSKRLTAATICLLTLTACPSKKDMIPPVKTGISPELLADSLFLYAKQIYYWNNTLPGTGSFNPRQLVSPDTITGLNDEMFAISRFATNPATGFSYEQKISYNSAGNPVNDNSECKFSYIIKTSDAYSGGLSFTAANNIRAEDIKMTLDGKENSLGFILGYMPVSEATTPQNPIPYTNKDSLVGLVRYVTKGSPAYQAGLRRGDIISRINGNSWRLETDQSRINAAFNASSITVTVYNPATASGRDVAVQKTLYTFNPVFRDTTLDIGGKKIGYIAFQSFTDLGNAQPALDDAFGRFGNITDIVVDLRYNGGGLVKTAAYLGNLLAPANANNQVLFAEYYNQIMQNRQATLLKNQQVYDANNVLKGYTYFDVDYSVAENTTFINKKGPFNSNSTIKNLYFIVSSATASASELLINSLKPYFDNVYLIGAVFSDNGKKTYGKPVGFFEIRLGNYSVYMANFETKNKNQINGSQTGSYYDGLSTNLQVLDDLRYDFGNPNEACFKYAIRKITGNDNYTPTLLSMARTTETQPATSAGAFRPVGRSIGQVTAIHDMIVTADQKTRRY
- a CDS encoding S41 family peptidase; this translates as MRVLNVGTIVCLVLAVSCGDKNKDVDVKPDGTEQQRVADSVYLFSREIYLWDEIRSTSYGSFNPRQYVKSTDLETAEATIEAVRNTNAYDRDKKYSYATDYYDSEAANKATQPESSYGFFVKRGWSNRMSGSGSFTGWFVTYVFPNSEAGQQGVQRGWKLIKVDNTTLTVNSIDILNNMFYDQTKKTARITFQKPDGTQVPLDLSIKSFVPTSVLYSDILRSSGGTNAGYLVYKFFDRLEDSRAAIEAALASFKNAGIKNIILDLRYNNGGFTRTQDFLANSLAPATVSTGNKMYTYYYNTDLQAGNYTLMRTRHSYSATYYKPESNTINFNKTDLSKGFSINPTNLYVIIGAQTASSAELLINDLKPYFNGNMKLIGDGNTYGKPVGFFPIDLFKKVTFWTVSFMTKNSQDQPVPFSGITPGYSAYDGVDKAWGDKTEECTKKALDLIDNPGLLAATETASPRAATLQPGVQLKKQYYDNMLR
- a CDS encoding glycosyltransferase family 9 protein; amino-acid sequence: MRTVPEHILVFRFSALGDVAMTVPVLRLLLAQHPQLEVTIVSIPFHQPLFEGVERLHFYGADIRNQYKGLGGLIKLARRLKKELRFDAVADLHDVLRTQIIRRFLGGVPVAVIDKGRNEKKELTRPRNKKLRPLKTTFQRYADVFAKLGMPVAISNQPSAIRNQESETSREELWIGIAPFAKHAAKMYPLEKMKQVVRLLQQAPEHRIFLFGSKTEAPVLEQWAEGHEHIRVVAGRYSFTEELRLIAQMDVMLTMDSANMHLASLYGVPVVSIWGGTHPWLGFYGWGQDPDHVIQTDLPCRPSSVFGNKPCPVHGEAGCMQEITPEQVFQKVIKIFT
- a CDS encoding DUF4254 domain-containing protein, which gives rise to MRTADWILIFQQSITDYHKTDDVDTPVQNPYAKGTLAFLMYEKNWVDTVQWHLEDIIRDPQIDPVKALEIKRRIDSSNQHRTDMVEYIDSWLLQQYSQVVPVKGAGFNTESPAWAIDRLSILELKIYHMQQEATRADASEGHRAACSAKLNVLLAQREDLSTAIDQLLDDIAAGKKYMKVYKQMKMYNDESLNPVLYQQKK
- a CDS encoding MFS transporter; amino-acid sequence: MNQEKKASILSLTVIVAALGYFVDIYDLLIFGIIRIPSLKELGLTADEITTKGEWILSAQMAGLLIGGILWGIWGDKKGRVKVLFGSILIYSIANICNGFVQTVEQYTAIRFLAGIGLAGELGAGITLVAELLPKEKRGIGTSIVAGFGVLGAAVAFFIKEEFHWRTCYFIGGGLGILLLLLRISVLESGMYHRMSESNVKKGQFFMLFNSRERFSKYLKSIFIGLSTWFVIGVLITFSSEFGRQFGIQEDIDPGRSIMYAYIGLALGDITIGLVSQWLKSRKKALYIYYALTMLSILLYFTTQWNGSAGWMYTLCFFLGFSIGFWAIFVTVGAEQFGTNLRATAATTVPNFVRGLLPLILFLFKEIRGIGTIGYVNGAIITAVIVMIASTIAVITLPETFHKDLNYEEA
- the aroQ gene encoding type II 3-dehydroquinate dehydratase, producing the protein MHLVIINGPNLNLLGKREPGIYGSSSFESFFDQLKTKYPGIRFDYFQSNIEGELVNALQQYGFEADGIILNPAAYTHTSVAIGDAIASIRTPVVEVHISNVHAREDFRKISHVSAKAAGSIIGLGLKGYELAVNYFQDQNQ